One window of Amaranthus tricolor cultivar Red isolate AtriRed21 chromosome 11, ASM2621246v1, whole genome shotgun sequence genomic DNA carries:
- the LOC130826446 gene encoding uncharacterized protein LOC130826446 — protein MTNCWEEILLQHLSANWKKKYSEPLMYALFWRAANATSLFNFKKAMEAIDDAKPTAKEWLADIGDQSRWTKYAFDPNVCCDENKTSFFESFNATLGVDRCKLVLTLLEGIRRVTMVRMAIRKEKSENWIDTDFCPNIVKIVKFLILDSRTCKAFNSGVGFYEIKDGKSTLSMSLNDRTCICNTWQLNGIPCKHAVRAILHSSQDPIRFCSDWYSCKMYKQAYPSTIRFIPDLENWPEMQFPLIKPPVMKRAIGRPAKNRKRDTD, from the exons ATGACCAACTGCTGGGAGGAGATATTGCTGCAGCATTTATCTGCAAACTGGAAGAAAAAATATTCAGAGCCGTTGATGTATGCACTATTTTGGAGGGCTGCAAATGCCACTTCTTTATTCAATTTCAAGAAAGCTATGGAAGCCATTGACGACGCAAAACCTACGGCAAAGGAGTGGCTTGCAGATATTGGAGATCAATCAAGATGGACAAAGTATGCATTTGACCCTAATGTTTGTTGTGACGAGAACAAAACGAGCTTTTTTGAGAGCTTCAACGCAACTCTTGGAGTTGATAGGTGCAAGCTTGTTTTAACACTACTTGAGG GTATAAGGAGGGTAACTATGGTAAGGATGGCCATAAGAAAGGAGAAGAGTGAAAACTGGATAGACACTGATTTCTGTCCTAATATAGTGAAGATAGTGAAGTTCCTGATTTTAGACTCAAGAACATGTAAGGCTTTCAATTCTGGTGTTGGATTTTATGAGATTAAAGATGGTAAGTCCACCTTGTCTATGAGCTTAAATGACAGAACATGCATATGCAACACATGGCAACTCAATGGGATCCCTTGCAAGCATGCTGTGAGGGCCATTCTACATTCAAGCCAAGATCCCATAAGGTTTTGCAGTGATTGGTACAGTTGCAAAATGTACAAGCAAGCATATCCAAGCACTATTAGATTTATTCCAGACCTTGAGAATTGGCCAGAAATGCAGTTCCCACTAATTAAGCCACCAGTGATGAAGAGAGCAATTGGAAGACCTGCAAAGAATAGAAAGAGGGATACAGATTAA
- the LOC130826447 gene encoding uncharacterized protein LOC130826447 encodes MQYSVVLNSWWREKKNKVYTVACLDAGYGWRLHASRLPDGTTWAIKKIDNPEHNCRALETHNSLVTIKWAATKLMDDIRANNDISGRTLNELLELRFRVSLKTSTLYKMRTLALKEINGGHYESYGYLPAEDSIERPLTFTSIFISFGATISGLVKGCKGLIGVDGAHLKGQYGGTLLSSIALDGNNHLFPIAWAIVSGEDQETWKFFVWHLKYILNDSGRGDD; translated from the exons ATGCAATATAGTGTAGTTTTGAATTCTTGgtggagagagaaaaaaaacaaGGTATATACTGTAGCTTGTTTGGATGCGGGTTATGGATGGAGACTTCATGCTAGTAGATTACCAGATGGTACTACATGGGCtataaaaaagattgacaatCCTGAACATAACTGTAGAGCCCTAGAAACACATAACAGCCTTGTCACTATAAAATGGGCAGCTACTAAGCTAATGGATGACATTAGGGCAAACAACGACATCTCTGGGAGGACTTTAAATGAACTATTGGAGTTGAGGTTTAGGGTGAGTTTGAAGACTAGCACATTGTATAAAATGAGGACATTGGCATTGAAAGAGATTAACGGAGGACATTATGAGAGTTATGGCTACTTACCTG CAGAAGACTCCATTGAAAGGCCTTTGACATTCACcagcattttcatttcttttggaGCTACAATTAGTGGATTAGTTAAGGGTTGTAAAGGTCTAATTGGGGTTGATGGTGCACATCTCAAGGGTCAATATGGAGGCACACTCCTTTCAAGTATTGCTCTAGATGGTAATAATCACCTATTTCCTATTGCTTGGGCTATTGTTTCTGGTGAAGATCAAGAAACATGGAAATTTTTTGTGTGGCATTTGAAGTACATACTAAATGACAGTGGTAGAGGTGATGATTAG